The Lagenorhynchus albirostris chromosome 6, mLagAlb1.1, whole genome shotgun sequence genome includes a window with the following:
- the CHPF gene encoding chondroitin sulfate synthase 2 isoform X1, whose product MRASLLLSVLRPAGPVAVGISLGFTLSLLSVTWVEEPCGPGPPQPGDSELPPRGNTNAARRPNSVQPGAEREKPGAGAGAGENWEPRVLPYHPAQPGQAAKKAVRTRYISTELGIRQRLLVAVLTSQATLPTLGVAVNRTLGHRLERVVFLTGSRGRRAPSGMAVVTLGEERPIGHLHLALRHLLEQHGNDFDWFFLVPDATYTEAHGLARLAGHLSLAAAAHLYLGRPQDFISGEPAPGRYCHGGFGVLLSRTLLQQLRPHLEACRNDIVSAHPDEWLGRCILDATGVGCTGGHEGVHYSYLELSPGEPVQEGDPRFRSALTAHPVRDPVHMYQLHKAFARAELERTYQEIQELQWEIQNTSRLAADGEWAATWPVGIPAPSRPASRFEVLRWDYFTEQHAFSCADGSPRCPLRGADQADVADVLGAALEELNRRYHPALRLQKQQLVNGYRRFDPARGMEYTLDLQLEALTPQGGRRPLTRRVQLLRPLSRVEILPVPYVTEASRLTVLLPLAAAECDLAPGFLEAFAVAALEPGDSAATLTLLLLYEPRQAQRAAHADVFAPVKARVAELERRFPGARVPWLSVQTATPSPLRLMDLLSKKHPLDTLFLLAGPDTVLTPDFLNRCRMHAISGWQAFFPMHFQAFHPAVAPPQGPGPPELGRDTGRFDRQAANEACFYNSDYVAARARLAAASEQEEELLESLDVYELFLRFSSLHVLRAVEPALLQRYRAQTCSARLSEDLYHRCRQSALEGLGSRTQLAMLLFEQEQGNST is encoded by the exons ATGCGGGCATCGCTGCTGTTGTCGGTGCTGCGGCCCGCAGGGCCCGTGGCCGTGGGCATCTCCCTGGGCTTCACTCTGAGCCTGCTCAGCGTCACCTGGGTGGAGGAGCCTTGTGGCCCAGGGCCGCCCCAACCCGGAGATTCTGAGCTGCCGCCGCGCGGCAACACCAACGCGGCGCGCCGGCCCAACTCGGTGCAGCCCGGAGCGGAGCGCGAGAAGCCCGGGGCCGGTGCAGGCGCCGGGGAGAACTGGGAACCGCGTGTCTTGCCCTACCACCCTGCACAGCCTGGCCAGGCCGCCAAAAAGGCCGTCAG gacccGCTACATCAGCACAGAGCTGGGCATCAGGCAGAGGCTGCTCGTGGCGGTGCTGACCTCACAGGCCACGTTGCCCACACTGGGCGTGGCTGTGAACCGCACGCTGGGGCACCGGCTAGAGCGTGTGGTGTTCCTGACAGGCTCGCGGGGCCGCCGGGCACCATCGGGGATGGCCGTGGTGACGCTAGGCGAGGAGCGGCCCATTGGGCACCTGCACCTGGCACTGCGCCACCTGCTGGAGCAGCACGGCAACGACTTTGACTGGTTCTTCCTAGTGCCCGATGCCACCTACACGGAGGCGCACGGACTGGCTCGCCTAGCTGGCCACCTCAGCCTGGCAGCCGCTGCCCACCTCTATCTGGGCCGGCCCCAGGACTTCATTAGTGGAGAGCCCGCCCCAGGCCGCTACTGCCACGGTGGCTTTGGGGTGCTGCTGTCACGCACGCTGCTGCAGCAGCTGCGCCCCCACCTGGAGGCCTGCCGCAACGACATCGTCAGTGCGCACCCGGATGAGTGGCTGGGCCGCTGCATCCTCGATGCCACCGGGGTGGGCTGCACTGGCGGCCACGAG ggaGTCCATTATAGCTACCTGGAGCTGAGCCCTGGGGAGCCCGTGCAGGAGGGGGACCCTCGTTTCCGCAGTGCCCTGACAGCTCACCCTGTCCGTGACCCTGTACACATGTACCAGCTGCACAAGGCTTTTGCCCGAGCTGAACTGGAACGCACATACCAGGAGATCCAGGAGTTACAG TGGGAGATCCAGAACACCAGCCGTCTGGCAGCGGATGGGGAGTGGGCAGCCACCTGGCCCGTGGGCATTCCAGCACCGTCCCGCCCGGCCTCCCGCTTTGAGGTGCTGCGCTGGGACTATTTCACAGAACAGCATGCTTTCTCCTGCGCTGATGGCTCGCCCCGCTGCCCGCTGCGTGGGGCTGACCAGGCTGATGTGGCCGACGTTCTGGGGGCAGCCCTGGAGGAGCTCAACCGCCGGTACCACCCGGCCCTGCGGCTCCAGAAGCAGCAGCTGGTTAATGGCTACCGACGCTTCGATCCTGCCCGGGGTATGGAGTACACGCTGGACTTGCAGCTGGAGGCATTGACCCCGCAGGGTGGCCGCCGGCCCCTCACCCGCCGAGTGCAGCTGCTACGGCCACTGAGTCGCGTGGAGATCTTGCCCGTGCCCTATGTCACCGAGGCCTCGCGTCTCACCGTGTTACTGCCACTGGCTGCAGCCGAGTGTGACCTGGCCCCTGGCTTCCTGGAGGCCTTCGCCGTGGCCGCACTGGAGCCTGGCGATTCTGCAGCAACCCTGACCCTGCTGCTACTGTATGAGCCACGACAGGCCCAGCGGGCGGCCCACGCCGATGTCTTTGCACCTGTCAAGGCCCGTGTGGCAGAGCTGGAGCGGCGTTTCCCCGGTGCCCGGGTGCCCTGGCTCAGCGTGCAGACAGCCACACCCTCACCGCTGCGCCTCATGGATCTGCTCTCCAAGAAGCACCCACTGGACACGCTGTTCCTGCTGGCCGGGCCAGACACGGTGCTCACCCCCGACTTCCTGAACCGCTGCCGCATGCATGCCATCTCTGGCTGGCAAGCCTTCTTTCCCATGCACTTCCAGGCCTTCCACCCGGCCGTGGCCCCACCCCAGGGCCCGGGACCCCCTGAATTAGGCCGAGACACAGGCCGCTTTGATCGCCAGGCGGCCAATGAAGCCTGCTTCTACAACTCCGACTACGTGGCGGCCCGAGCGCGGCTGGCGGCGGCCTCGGAACAGGAGGAGGAGCTGCTGGAGAGCCTGGATGTGTATGAGTTGTTCCTGCGCTTCTCCAGCCTGCACGTGCTGCGGGCGGTGGAGCCCGCGCTGCTGCAGCGCTATCGGGCCCAGACGTGCAGCGCGCGGCTTAGCGAGGACCTGTACCACCGCTGCCGCCAGAGTGCGCTCGAGGGCCTCGGCTCCCGCACCCAGCTGGCCATGCTGCTGTTCGAGCAGGAGCAGGGCAACAGCACCTGA
- the CHPF gene encoding chondroitin sulfate synthase 2 isoform X2, giving the protein MAVVTLGEERPIGHLHLALRHLLEQHGNDFDWFFLVPDATYTEAHGLARLAGHLSLAAAAHLYLGRPQDFISGEPAPGRYCHGGFGVLLSRTLLQQLRPHLEACRNDIVSAHPDEWLGRCILDATGVGCTGGHEGVHYSYLELSPGEPVQEGDPRFRSALTAHPVRDPVHMYQLHKAFARAELERTYQEIQELQWEIQNTSRLAADGEWAATWPVGIPAPSRPASRFEVLRWDYFTEQHAFSCADGSPRCPLRGADQADVADVLGAALEELNRRYHPALRLQKQQLVNGYRRFDPARGMEYTLDLQLEALTPQGGRRPLTRRVQLLRPLSRVEILPVPYVTEASRLTVLLPLAAAECDLAPGFLEAFAVAALEPGDSAATLTLLLLYEPRQAQRAAHADVFAPVKARVAELERRFPGARVPWLSVQTATPSPLRLMDLLSKKHPLDTLFLLAGPDTVLTPDFLNRCRMHAISGWQAFFPMHFQAFHPAVAPPQGPGPPELGRDTGRFDRQAANEACFYNSDYVAARARLAAASEQEEELLESLDVYELFLRFSSLHVLRAVEPALLQRYRAQTCSARLSEDLYHRCRQSALEGLGSRTQLAMLLFEQEQGNST; this is encoded by the exons ATGGCCGTGGTGACGCTAGGCGAGGAGCGGCCCATTGGGCACCTGCACCTGGCACTGCGCCACCTGCTGGAGCAGCACGGCAACGACTTTGACTGGTTCTTCCTAGTGCCCGATGCCACCTACACGGAGGCGCACGGACTGGCTCGCCTAGCTGGCCACCTCAGCCTGGCAGCCGCTGCCCACCTCTATCTGGGCCGGCCCCAGGACTTCATTAGTGGAGAGCCCGCCCCAGGCCGCTACTGCCACGGTGGCTTTGGGGTGCTGCTGTCACGCACGCTGCTGCAGCAGCTGCGCCCCCACCTGGAGGCCTGCCGCAACGACATCGTCAGTGCGCACCCGGATGAGTGGCTGGGCCGCTGCATCCTCGATGCCACCGGGGTGGGCTGCACTGGCGGCCACGAG ggaGTCCATTATAGCTACCTGGAGCTGAGCCCTGGGGAGCCCGTGCAGGAGGGGGACCCTCGTTTCCGCAGTGCCCTGACAGCTCACCCTGTCCGTGACCCTGTACACATGTACCAGCTGCACAAGGCTTTTGCCCGAGCTGAACTGGAACGCACATACCAGGAGATCCAGGAGTTACAG TGGGAGATCCAGAACACCAGCCGTCTGGCAGCGGATGGGGAGTGGGCAGCCACCTGGCCCGTGGGCATTCCAGCACCGTCCCGCCCGGCCTCCCGCTTTGAGGTGCTGCGCTGGGACTATTTCACAGAACAGCATGCTTTCTCCTGCGCTGATGGCTCGCCCCGCTGCCCGCTGCGTGGGGCTGACCAGGCTGATGTGGCCGACGTTCTGGGGGCAGCCCTGGAGGAGCTCAACCGCCGGTACCACCCGGCCCTGCGGCTCCAGAAGCAGCAGCTGGTTAATGGCTACCGACGCTTCGATCCTGCCCGGGGTATGGAGTACACGCTGGACTTGCAGCTGGAGGCATTGACCCCGCAGGGTGGCCGCCGGCCCCTCACCCGCCGAGTGCAGCTGCTACGGCCACTGAGTCGCGTGGAGATCTTGCCCGTGCCCTATGTCACCGAGGCCTCGCGTCTCACCGTGTTACTGCCACTGGCTGCAGCCGAGTGTGACCTGGCCCCTGGCTTCCTGGAGGCCTTCGCCGTGGCCGCACTGGAGCCTGGCGATTCTGCAGCAACCCTGACCCTGCTGCTACTGTATGAGCCACGACAGGCCCAGCGGGCGGCCCACGCCGATGTCTTTGCACCTGTCAAGGCCCGTGTGGCAGAGCTGGAGCGGCGTTTCCCCGGTGCCCGGGTGCCCTGGCTCAGCGTGCAGACAGCCACACCCTCACCGCTGCGCCTCATGGATCTGCTCTCCAAGAAGCACCCACTGGACACGCTGTTCCTGCTGGCCGGGCCAGACACGGTGCTCACCCCCGACTTCCTGAACCGCTGCCGCATGCATGCCATCTCTGGCTGGCAAGCCTTCTTTCCCATGCACTTCCAGGCCTTCCACCCGGCCGTGGCCCCACCCCAGGGCCCGGGACCCCCTGAATTAGGCCGAGACACAGGCCGCTTTGATCGCCAGGCGGCCAATGAAGCCTGCTTCTACAACTCCGACTACGTGGCGGCCCGAGCGCGGCTGGCGGCGGCCTCGGAACAGGAGGAGGAGCTGCTGGAGAGCCTGGATGTGTATGAGTTGTTCCTGCGCTTCTCCAGCCTGCACGTGCTGCGGGCGGTGGAGCCCGCGCTGCTGCAGCGCTATCGGGCCCAGACGTGCAGCGCGCGGCTTAGCGAGGACCTGTACCACCGCTGCCGCCAGAGTGCGCTCGAGGGCCTCGGCTCCCGCACCCAGCTGGCCATGCTGCTGTTCGAGCAGGAGCAGGGCAACAGCACCTGA
- the ASIC4 gene encoding acid-sensing ion channel 4: protein MPIEIVCKIKFAEEDAKPKEKEAGDEQSLLGAARGASAPRDLATFASTSTLHGLGRACGPGPHGLRRTLWALALLTSLAAFLYQAAGLARGYLTRPHLVVMDPAAPAPVAGFPAVTLCNINRFRHSALSDADIFHLANLTGLPPKDRDGHRAAGLRYPEPDMVDILNRTGHQLADMLKSCNFSGHHCSASNFSVVYTRYGKCYTFNADPQSSLASRVGGMGSGLEIMLDIQQEEYLPIWRETNETSFEAGIRVQIHSQEEPPYIHQLGFGVSPGFQTFVSCQEQRLTYLPQPWGNCRAESALREPELQGYSAYSVSACRLRCEKEAVLQRCHCRMVHMPGNETICPPNIYIECADHTLDSLGGGSEGPCFCPTPCNLTRYGKEISMVKIPNRGSARYLARKYKRNETYIRENFLVLDVFFEALTSEAMEQRAAYGLSALLGDLGGQMGLFIGASVLTLLEILDYIYEVSWDRLRRAWRRPKTPLRTATGGISTLGLQELKEQSTCPSQGRAEGGGTSGLLPNHHPPGGLFEDFAC, encoded by the exons ATGCCGATCGAGATTGTGTGCAAAATCAAATTTGCAGAGGAGGATGCGAAACCCaaggagaaggaggcaggggaTGAGCAGAGCCTCCTGGGGGCCGCGCGGGGGGCATCAGCCCCCCGGGACCTGGCCACCTTTGCCAGCACCAGCACTCTGCACGGGCTGGGCCGGGCCTGTGGCCCAGGTCCCCATGGACTGCGCAGAACCCTGTGGGCACTGGCCCTACTCACCTCGCTGGCTGCCTTCCTGTACCAGGCGGCCGGCCTCGCCCGGGGCTACCTGACCCGGCCTCACCTGGTGGTAATGGACCCGGCTGCCCCAGCCCCAGTGGCGGGCTTCCCGGCCGTCACCCTCTGCAACATCAACCGTTTCCGGCATTCGGCACTCAGCGACGCCGACATCTTCCACCTGGCCAACCTGACCGGGCTGCCCCCCAAAGACCGGGACGGGCACCGTGCCGCTGGTCTGCGCTACCCGGAGCCCGACATGGTAGACATCCTCAACCGCACTGGCCACCAGCTCGCGGATATGCTCAAGAGCTGCAACTTCAGCGGGCACCACTGCTCCGCCAGCAACTTCTCCGTG GTCTATACTCGCTATGGGAAGTGTTATACCTTCAACGCGGATCCACAGAGCTCACTGGCCAGCCGGGTGGGGGGCATGGGCAGTGGCCTGGAGATCATGCTGGACATCCAGCAGGAGGAGTACCTGCCCATCTGGAGAGAGACAA ACGAGACGTCGTTTGAGGCAGGCATCCGAGTGCAAATCCACAGCCAGGAGGAGCCACCCTACATCCACCAGCTGGGCTTCGGCGTGTCCCCAGGTTTCCAGACCTTTGTGTCCTGCCAGGAACAGCGG CTGACCtatctgccccagccctggggcaACTGCCGAGCGGAGAGTGCGCTCAGGGAGCCTGAGCTTCAAGGCTACTCAGCCTACAGTGTGTCTGCCTGCCGGCTGCGCTGTGAAAAGGAGGCCGTGCTTCAGCGCTGCCACTGCCGGATGGTGCACATGCCAG GCAATGAGACCATCTGCCCGCCAAATATCTACATCGAGTGTGCTGACCACACACTGG ATTCCTTGGGTGGGGGCTCCGAAGGCCCATGTTTCTGCCCTACCCCCTGCAACCTGACCCGCTACGGGAAAGAAATCTCCATGGTCAAGATCCCCAACAGGGGCTCAGCCCGGTACCTGGCAAGAAAATACAAGCGCAATGAGACCTACATacg GGAGAACTTCCTGGTCCTAGATGTCTTTTTTGAAGCCCTGACATCCGAGGCCATGGAGCAGCGAGCAGCCTACGGCCTGTCAGCCCTGCTGG GGGACCTCGGGGGACAGATGGGCTTATTCATCGGAGCCAGTGTGCTCACGCTGCTGGAAATCCTAGACTACATCTATGAG GTGTCCTGGGACCGACTGAGGCGGGCATGGCGTCGTCCCAAGACCCCCCTCCGGACCGCCACTGGGGGCATCTCCACTTTGGGGCTTCAGGAGCTGAAGGAGCAG AGTACCTGCCCAAGCCAGGGCCGCGCTGAAGGCGGAGGCACCAGCGGCCTGCTCCCAAACCACCACCCCCCGGGAGGCCTCTTTGAAGACTTCGCTTGCTAG